In Clostridium swellfunianum, a genomic segment contains:
- the hisS gene encoding histidine--tRNA ligase: MANQIVKPSTLPGFLEWLPADQIAFNKMMDTIRKNYEKYGFIPVDTPVIEKSEVLLAKGGGDTEKQIYRFNKGDSDLSLRFDLTVPLARFVAQHMSELNFPFRRYQIGKVYRGERSQKGRFREFYQCDIDIIGNGKLNIINDAEIPSIIYSTFTDLGFDSFTIHINNRKVLNGFFEAVGVEAKMEVLRTIDKLDKIGMEAVKSELKELGLADEAVSRIEQFINITGSNDEILEGLKNLNIENEEFALGLEELSKVVYYIRQFGVPDKNFAIDLKIARGLDYYTGTVYETILNDYPSIGSVCSGGRYDNLAEYYTTQKLPGVGISIGLSRLFYQLKEAGFFKESTSSTLTKVLVVPMDENIGYSIGVSNELKKAGIITEVYFEEGKFAKKLNYANKLGIPYVIIIGGDEIASGVLTLKNMVTGEQFKLTVQDIVDKIK; the protein is encoded by the coding sequence ATGGCTAATCAAATAGTTAAACCATCAACCCTTCCAGGCTTTCTAGAGTGGCTTCCAGCTGACCAAATAGCTTTTAATAAAATGATGGATACAATAAGAAAGAATTATGAAAAGTATGGCTTTATTCCTGTGGATACTCCTGTTATAGAAAAGTCAGAGGTACTTTTGGCTAAAGGTGGCGGAGATACAGAAAAGCAAATTTATAGATTCAACAAGGGTGACAGTGATTTGTCCCTTCGTTTCGACCTTACTGTTCCTCTAGCTAGATTTGTGGCTCAACACATGAGCGAATTAAACTTTCCCTTTAGGAGATACCAAATAGGTAAGGTTTATAGAGGAGAAAGAAGTCAAAAAGGTAGATTTAGAGAATTCTACCAATGTGATATAGATATAATAGGAAACGGAAAGCTAAACATTATAAACGATGCTGAAATTCCTAGTATCATTTACTCAACCTTTACTGACCTAGGCTTTGACTCCTTCACAATTCACATCAACAACAGAAAGGTTTTAAACGGCTTCTTTGAAGCAGTTGGTGTTGAAGCTAAGATGGAGGTTTTAAGAACCATCGACAAGCTTGACAAGATAGGCATGGAGGCAGTTAAAAGTGAGCTTAAGGAGTTAGGCTTAGCTGACGAGGCTGTTTCTAGAATTGAGCAGTTTATAAATATCACAGGCAGCAATGATGAAATATTAGAAGGCTTAAAAAATCTTAACATAGAAAACGAAGAGTTTGCTTTAGGCTTAGAGGAGCTTTCAAAGGTTGTTTATTATATAAGGCAATTTGGAGTTCCTGATAAAAACTTTGCTATAGATTTAAAAATAGCAAGAGGACTTGATTACTATACAGGAACAGTTTATGAAACAATACTTAACGATTACCCAAGCATTGGTTCAGTATGCTCAGGGGGGAGATATGACAACCTTGCTGAATACTATACAACCCAAAAGCTTCCAGGAGTAGGTATTTCTATAGGCTTAAGCAGATTGTTCTATCAGCTTAAGGAAGCAGGCTTCTTTAAGGAAAGTACTTCTTCAACCTTAACAAAGGTTTTAGTTGTACCAATGGACGAGAATATTGGTTACTCAATTGGAGTTTCAAACGAGCTTAAAAAAGCCGGCATAATTACTGAAGTTTATTTTGAAGAAGGTAAGTTTGCAAAGAAACTTAATTATGCAAACAAACTAGGAATCCCTTATGTAATTATAATTGGTGGAGACGAGATTGCTAGTGGTGTATTAACTCTTAAGAATATGGTTACTGGGGAGCAGTTTAAGCTAACTGTACAAGACATAGTAGACAAAATTAAATAA
- a CDS encoding CBO0543 family protein yields the protein MNNRVLDDIHSKFVDINKELFNLWRVEVLFSWRWWLNLALTIIPWIIWMRYRRREDTIRMLFTAFVIAVVTDFLDIIGISYGLWHYDWTLLPLFPIYIPWNFSLFPVLIMFMFQTMPKVSPIIKALGFGGFSGYLMEPVFSKIGMYHNIRWSCFKSFIIYVPLYLFFFWVYKQTEKCKI from the coding sequence ATGAATAATAGAGTTTTAGATGATATACATAGTAAGTTCGTTGATATAAATAAAGAACTTTTTAATTTGTGGCGTGTTGAAGTTTTGTTTAGCTGGAGATGGTGGCTCAACTTAGCTCTAACTATTATTCCTTGGATAATATGGATGAGGTATAGGCGTAGAGAAGATACAATACGAATGCTGTTTACTGCCTTTGTTATAGCAGTAGTTACCGATTTTCTCGATATTATTGGTATTTCTTATGGACTTTGGCACTATGACTGGACGCTGCTTCCCCTATTTCCCATATATATCCCATGGAATTTTTCTTTATTCCCTGTTCTCATTATGTTTATGTTTCAAACTATGCCAAAGGTTAGTCCTATTATAAAAGCTCTTGGTTTCGGAGGGTTTAGCGGCTATTTAATGGAGCCTGTTTTTTCGAAAATAGGTATGTATCACAATATTCGCTGGAGCTGTTTTAAGTCTTTTATAATTTATGTACCTTTATATTTATTTTTCTTTTGGGTATACAAACAAACAGAAAAATGTAAAATTTAA
- a CDS encoding carbonate dehydratase produces the protein MKLSKIPKDMLNIFVHFIGPNPSTSFNPCSICPTVDSSAFIGPFSSVIGDITIKENVFIASNVSIRADEGTPFYIGANTNIQDGVILHGLKNGRVISNGRKYSIYIGEGVSCAHGCLVHGPCKIKDNAFVGFNAIVFNCIIGEGAYISPNAVVTGGVRLPDNRFVPLGAVIDTQQEADALPTLTEAQQEFTRDVQNVNREFPLSYSVLFGSTRCSCGLACNTNNLLNQEY, from the coding sequence ATGAAACTTTCCAAGATTCCTAAAGATATGCTTAATATTTTTGTACATTTTATCGGTCCTAACCCCTCTACTTCTTTTAACCCTTGCAGCATTTGCCCAACTGTAGATTCTTCTGCTTTTATCGGTCCCTTTTCCTCAGTAATTGGGGATATAACTATAAAGGAGAATGTTTTTATTGCCTCAAATGTGTCTATAAGAGCAGATGAAGGAACACCTTTTTATATTGGAGCAAATACAAATATTCAAGATGGAGTTATTTTGCATGGTTTAAAGAATGGAAGAGTTATATCAAATGGAAGAAAGTATTCAATTTACATCGGTGAAGGTGTCAGCTGTGCTCATGGTTGTTTAGTTCATGGACCCTGCAAGATTAAGGATAATGCTTTTGTAGGCTTTAATGCCATTGTTTTTAACTGTATTATTGGGGAAGGTGCTTATATATCTCCAAATGCAGTTGTGACTGGTGGTGTAAGACTGCCTGATAATCGTTTTGTACCTCTTGGAGCTGTTATTGATACACAGCAGGAAGCTGACGCTCTGCCTACCCTCACTGAAGCACAACAGGAATTTACAAGGGATGTTCAAAATGTTAATAGAGAGTTTCCGCTTTCCTATTCAGTACTGTTTGGTTCAACCCGTTGTTCCTGTGGATTAGCCTGTAACACTAATAATTTACTTAATCAAGAATACTAA
- a CDS encoding M20/M25/M40 family metallo-hydrolase, translating into MVNRERIVNEFLKYIQIDSLSGTEGNFAKFIIGELEAVGAEVYVDAAGEKIGGETGNVIAKVKGSLDKQPVLFSCHMDTVTPGIGIKPVIKDEVIYSDGTTILGGDNKAGIAAVLEALKCIKENNLEHGPIEIVFSIAEETGLFGAKNLDYNRLEAKLGYVLDSGGEPGQIIVKGPAQDKIDVKIIGRPAHAGVCPEEGISAIQVASAAIANMRLLRIDEETTANIGSISGQGPTNIVCPEVIIKAEARSLSSEKLDAQTAHMVQCFEKAAENFGAKVEIETSRAYGPFVIDEDDEIVALVKKACGNMGLSSFTAATGGGSDTNILNGHGIKAVNLGIGERKPHTLEEHLRIEDLVNTSRLVLEIIKAV; encoded by the coding sequence ATGGTTAATAGAGAAAGAATAGTTAATGAGTTTCTAAAGTATATACAAATAGACAGCTTGTCTGGAACTGAGGGAAACTTTGCAAAATTTATCATAGGCGAGCTTGAGGCTGTTGGAGCTGAAGTTTATGTAGATGCTGCAGGAGAAAAAATTGGCGGAGAAACTGGAAATGTTATTGCTAAGGTTAAGGGAAGTCTTGATAAGCAGCCGGTTTTATTTAGCTGTCATATGGATACAGTAACTCCTGGAATAGGAATAAAGCCCGTAATTAAAGATGAGGTTATATACAGTGATGGAACTACTATACTTGGCGGTGATAACAAGGCAGGTATAGCTGCGGTACTTGAGGCTTTAAAGTGTATAAAGGAAAATAATTTGGAGCATGGTCCAATAGAAATTGTGTTTAGCATAGCAGAGGAAACAGGATTATTTGGTGCTAAAAATCTTGACTACAACAGGCTTGAAGCAAAGCTAGGTTATGTGCTTGATAGCGGCGGAGAACCAGGACAAATTATTGTAAAGGGACCTGCTCAGGATAAAATAGATGTAAAAATCATTGGAAGACCTGCCCATGCTGGAGTTTGCCCTGAAGAAGGGATAAGTGCAATTCAGGTTGCTTCTGCTGCAATAGCAAATATGAGACTTTTAAGAATTGATGAAGAAACTACGGCTAACATAGGTTCAATAAGTGGTCAGGGGCCAACAAATATAGTTTGTCCTGAAGTTATAATAAAAGCAGAAGCAAGAAGCTTAAGCAGTGAAAAGCTTGATGCTCAAACAGCTCATATGGTTCAGTGCTTTGAAAAGGCAGCTGAGAATTTTGGAGCAAAAGTTGAAATTGAGACTTCAAGAGCGTATGGTCCTTTTGTTATAGACGAAGATGATGAAATTGTTGCCCTTGTAAAGAAGGCTTGTGGTAATATGGGATTAAGCTCCTTCACAGCAGCTACAGGAGGCGGCAGCGACACTAATATACTAAATGGACATGGTATAAAAGCTGTTAATCTTGGAATAGGTGAAAGAAAGCCTCATACTCTTGAAGAACATTTGAGAATTGAGGATTTAGTTAACACATCAAGGTTAGTTTTAGAAATAATTAAAGCAGTTTAA